One segment of Rosa chinensis cultivar Old Blush chromosome 6, RchiOBHm-V2, whole genome shotgun sequence DNA contains the following:
- the LOC112171144 gene encoding kinesin-like protein KIN-12D, giving the protein MMRDFKLLRSNSGRKEEAENVPVNTKELAATGRTSSESSRAPFNPIQDPAQNPKPEQESGVRSRVEKTPTKASKAKASDPGLPLRTPEKHGAAFSARKRFGWAQRNDSGDFHEDGGTCTAQVSRGGGNGNGGLANLTPRIARTVGKCGSSYSESNSTHTTPTKSVSKPPNSGFRNKVDGSVGGRGGSFAALYKGIPISSGPSTTVVNSVEVPHFDLKEDTSFWMEHNVQVLIRVRPLNSMERSTHGYNRCLKQENAQTISWIGQPETRFTFDHVACETVDQEMIFRTAGLPMVENCLSGYNSCMFAYGQTGSGKTYTMLGEIDDLEDKPSPHRGMTPRIFEFLFARIQAEEESRRDEKLKYNCKCSFLEIYNEQITDLLDPSSSNLLLREDVQKGVYVENLSEFEVRTVSDILRLLIQGSSNRKVAATNMNRESSRSHSVFTCVIESRWETDSTSNLRFARLNLVDLAGSERQKTSGAEGERLKEAASINKSLSTLGHVIMVLVDVAHGKIKHIPYRDSRLTFLLQDSLGGNSKTMIISNVSPSIGCAAETLNTLKFAQRAKLIQNNAVVNEDSIGDCVALQHQIRLLKEELSILKRHHVSRSLSFGSTNFEDSQVQKIDYIGNICNMDLQCQDDFLDNDVKGTVRMSTKQLKSLEKTLAGALRREQMAEAIIKQLEVEKEHLNRLVCQREEDTRSTKMMLRFREDKIKKMESLLNGSIPAEAYLLDENRALSEEIQLLQAKLDKNPEVTRFAYENIRLLHQLRRLEEYYEEGERDLLLDEVSKLRDQLLQFLDEPSKQHSNPNFSMEAQEAMCTNKENDPLSLKLKDTCEELDGCRRSLNACLEDNARLSREIDDLRKMLNSLRSTPIHQDGDAASEVHNAIHIEEIEREHAEEILSLQLELDIVNIILKEERTSQDETVFFLNRDLQLAKEELSLKSKQHDDANSKLQEAKCIIAAFETQQIMSNNGMEDLRNSNSRYVQLLSKQELELRVLKEQCTSKEFSDLSPLSSSNNHDSPLHGKLKRMQHSLEMAKRMNMCYQSDRAFQVSNAEEMEEVRRQAEAETAEVIVCMQEELGMLQQQVQDSQLKELEVNKNVLMLENELKVVKEKLHNLYADNERLSKELGEKDGEIRTLSEEWTLLSSEIEEVLSGGCEVLVDASDQLNLISNSFPEKRIWISEQVGRVVRIVSEKESLIEDLRKCLEDANNKKSDVECMLKSLRGAALAITEAHQQEYSEKEKEMLLLSTQLNTETSTVEKLESRVKLLEDQINKTSVCATVAFIVVNSLAETNRNNLDALERNNIQLNESEELISMKVSLLSDQATVIAEAEKKIQSLSGELAECERTCDNLRKELFEEQERACTMEQKLEDIEEENISKTKEKLAELKTGVSTLRSCMNPHVEHHTSCEKDSQVVFKNSEGEGGGKIATEIVQDHNGSKQYVEDLSANISGCSLDVEKSICYNPCTQEYMKPSKDVCGREVTIILLKKEIEAALDSLKQVQAEMDNLREENKVLWMYEKQSRDSMKVIGSQVLNLQSTMNEVEVQFKVKLEALNHRLEAFEQIVQESGSHWCQTKELIKLEVDDAKLVSAQKSAEVACILAKFEEAQNTMKEADVMVNELMISNEKMKLEIERLKNLEASLNSERDVLLNDVQSLQSINDLSNQKLENVEELLASDVMEMKALVVELEGMLAGFQGAYKENFMLLSTDFCSVKSLLADSSKFVHSLLEDIWSDIIVKDCAVSVLHLCHMGIFLETVTGLNVENGLLQHGLCESSSVVADLREHNNRSKRELEMCQILKGKLLADIKTSLDRISRKEEEAGKLDMKVTTFEKQISELQVQEELMLQRSNYMGSQLDILLKDLDLSNSNFGTLMLDQEKLLKDKEKALESQAECLMIDWCAKDFESLILASELEEMAIHKADMGRENIACFAMLEDFKKEVVLLKVDAIFKEQFLLDEEVEVAYLQKKVQKEREDLLLQLEQSNLYIVRIDNANKALEQDIQLLNDVARSNDALKGELGEVKKSEVSLLNQVHVLEAEYQKLKEDLNIKERSSELFSSQISALDQQNQSLQNDINTLQTSSHGLQDALKKKDAELSRMNCLEMENDSLKIEIRKFETDTDTLKRENVLFREQLRSLKKSREEVLTMWSVTVKNCVDSMETADSIGDRLRNIIKEDGAMILDKMSEEIYETVDSVIEQFDFLECHTEELVSENLSLQAELLRKDDVLKGLLFDLSLLQESASKNKDHQDEFKEVVASLEALEDELCVKSCELDEANSNIQMLETQLQEKTDLISRLELGILQKHESLNVLSSENVELRARIEDVSAAHNSGEKELTEKQKIIESLKMEVLEMSNALGLMNDSNESLMSNLNELASERDLLHVEMLNLKENLEREQARADEFEVIANETQQIAELRKTYADEKEAEVKLLEQSIEELERTVNVLQNKVDIVKEEAERQRLHGEELESELHAVKHQMLNVENANADMSRHIDEKEKSIQEIQRNAQILERDIAEKDAEIAQYKAHISELNLHAEAQACEYKQKFKALENMAEEVRPEGHTTHAISSAPNKTEKYATKSRGSGSPFKCIGLGLAQQIKSEKDEELTAARTRIEELESLALCRQKEIFNLNARLASAESMTHDVIRDLLGVKLDMTTYASLLDNQQVQKITEKARIHSFESKEKEQEVVKLKKQLNEFIEERRGWLEEIERKQAETIAVQIALEKLRQRDQLHKTENEVLKMENINHKKKVRELEGEVDKLSGQQNIQQRIHHHAKIKEENHMLKTHNEELSTKLRRTEVLLSRCKEELARYRASIGRNPYVDFDEEQRLSNKVKEIEEEKLQLAQKLLGLCTSVLKAAGITKPIPHINPSIAEEALEQLKTKVTSLDRELQDLKFKNKITSERLRLSELMPQTSPKNSKPDENCQTPRRMSQAPYFSTLDR; this is encoded by the exons ATGATGAGGGATTTTAAATTGTTGCGATCGAATTcgggaagaaaagaagaggcgGAGAACGTGCCAGTGAACACTAAGGAGTTAGCGGCGACGGGCCGAACAAGCTCGGAGTCGTCGAGAGCTCCGTTTAACCCGATTCAAGACCCGGCTCAGAACCCTAAGCCGGAACAAGAGTCAGGAGTCCGGAGTAGGGTTGAAAAGACGCCGACTAAAGCTTCCAAGGCCAAAGCTTCCGATCCGGGGTTGCCTCTCCGGACACCGGAAAAGCACGGTGCTGCGTTTTCGGCTCGGAAACGGTTCGGGTGGGCTCAGAGGAATGATTCGGGTGATTTTCATGAGGATGGGGGTACTTGTACGGCCCAAGTGAGCAGAGGAGGTGGTAATGGAAATGGGGGTTTGGCAAATTTGACTCCTCGGATAGCCAGGACGGTTGGGAAATGTGGTTCGAGTTATTCGGAGAGTAATTCGACACATACTACGCCAACTAAGAGTGTTTCGAAGCCTCCGAATTCGGGGTTTCGGAATAAGGTGGATGGAAGTGTTGGTGGTCGAGGTGGGAGCTTTGCTGCATTGTACAAAGGGATTCCCATTTCTAGTGGTCCTTCTACTACGGTGGTGAATTCGGTTGAAGTACCTCACTTTGATCTCAAGGAAGACACATCTTTTTGGATGGAGCACAATGTACAG GTTCTTATACGTGTGCGTCCTCTGAATAGCATGGAGCGAAGTACACATGGTTACAACAGGTGTTTGAAGCAAGAAAATGCTCAGACCATTTCTTGGATTGGCCAACCAGAAACTCGATTCACATTTGATCATGTAGCATGTGAAACAGTTGACCAG GAAATGATTTTCAGGACGGCTGGTTTACCAATGGTAGAGAATTGCTTGTCGGGGTATAACAGCTGTATGTTTGCCTATGGTCAG ACAGGAAGTGGGAAGACATATACCATGCTTGGGGAAATTGATGATTTAGAAGATAAGCCCAGTCCTCATCGTGGAATGACACCGCgcatttttgagtttttatttgcAAGGATTCAAGCG GAAGAGGAAAGTCGGAGGGATGAGAAACTAAAATACAATTGCAAGTGCTCTTTCCTAGAAATTTACAATGAACAAATTACGGATCTCCTTGATCCCTCTTCTTCCAATTTGCTT CTGCGGGAGGATGTGCAGAAAGGTGTTTATGTTGAAAATCTCTCTGAATTTGAAGTTCGTACCGTGAGTGATATTTTGAGGCTACTAATCCAG GGTTCTTCAAATAGGAAAGTTGCTGCAACAAATATGAACAGAGAAAGTAGTCGTTCACACAGTGTCTTCACTTGTGTAATTGAGAGCAGATGGGAAACGGATTCAACGTCTAACTTGCGCTTTGCTAGGTTAAACTTAGTTGATTTGGCTGGTTCAGAAAG GCAGAAGACTTCTGGTGCTGAGGGTGAGCGGTTGAAGGAAGCAGCTAGTATTAATAAATCATTATCTACACTTgg TCATGTCATCATGGTTCTTGTGGATGTGGCACACGGGAAGATAAAACACATACCTTATAGAGACTCTAGGCTAACCTTCCTTTTACAG GACTCACTTGGTGGTAACTCAAAAACAATGATCATTTCAAATGTCAGCCCTTCTATCGG TTGTGCAGCTGAAACGTTGAACACGCTTAAATTTGCCCAGCGAGCAAAACTTATTCAAAACAAT GCTGTGGTGAATGAAGATTCTATAGGAGATTGCGTTGCTCTACAACACCAAATACGACTTCTAAAG GAGGAGCTCTCCATTCTTAAACGTCATCATGTCTCCCGGTCGTTGTCATTTGGTTCCACCAATTTTGAAGACAGTCAAGTCCAGAAAATTGATTATATTGGAAACATATGTAACATGGACCTACAATGTCAGGATGATTTTCTTGATAATGATGTGAAAGGAACTGTGAGAATGTCCACCAAACAG TTAAAGTCTTTGGAGAAAACACTTGCCGGTGCCCTTCGCCGGGAGCAAAtggcagaagccatcatcaagcAACTTGAAGTGGAAAAAGAGCATTTGAACCGCTTG GTTTGTCAAAGAGAGGAAGACACTAGATCCACTAAAATGATGCTTAGGTTTCGGGAAGACAAAATTAAAAAGATGGAGTCACTACTGAATGGTTCTATTCCTGCGGAGGCTTATTTACTTGATGAGAACAGAGCACTCTCAGAAGAGATTCAGCTACTTCAAGCTAAACTTGATAAGAATCCTGAAGTGACCAGGTTTGCATATGAGAATATAAGGCTTCTGCACCAACTTAGAAG GTTAGAAGAATATTatgaggaaggagagagagatttaCTCTTGGATGAAGTATCGAAACTGCGAGATCAG CTCCTTCAATTTCTTGATGAACCCTCGAAGCAGCATAGCAATCCAAATTTTAGTATGGAAGCTCAG GAAGCCATGTGCACCAACAAAGAAAATGATCCTCTCAGTCTGAAG TTAAAAGACACTTGTGAAGAGTTAGATGGATGCAGGCGCAGTTTAAATGCTTGTTTGGAGGATAATGCAAGACTCAGTCG AGAAATTGATGATCTACGCAAAATGTTGAACTCTCTCAGATCTACACCCATTCATCAAGATGGTGATGCGGCTTCAGAG GTGCATAATGCTATTCACATTGAGGAGATAGAACGGGAACATGCAGAAGAAATACTGAGTTTGCAGCTGGAATTGGACATAGTAAATATCATTTTAAAAGAAGAGAGGACTTCTCAAGATGAAACAGTATTTTTCTTAAATAGAGATCTTCAGCTCGCAAAAGAAGAACTCTCTCTCAAAAGCAAACAACATGATGATGCAAACAGCAAACTGCAAGAGGCTAAGTGCATCATTGCAGCTTTTGAGACTCAGCAAATCATGTCAAACAATGGGATGGAAGACTTGAGGAATAGTAACAGCCGTTATGTGCAGCTTTTGAGTAAACAGGAGCTTGAACTAAGGGTTCTAAAGGAGCAATGTACTTCTAAGGAGTTTTCAGACTTATCACCTTTAAGCAGTTCAAACAATCATGACTCTCCACTACATGGAAAATTGAAGCGGATGCAACATTCCCTTGAAATGGCCAAAAGAAtgaatatgtgttaccaaagtGATCGTGCATTTCAAGTGTCTAATGCAGAAGAAATGGAGGAAGTCCGCAGGCAGGCCGAGGCTGAAACTGCTGAGGTAATTGTCTGTATGCAGGAAGAACTTGGCATGCTTCAGCAGCAGGTCCAAGACAGCCAATTAAAAGAACTGGAGGTGAACAAAAATGTATTGATGCTGGAAAATGAACTGAAAGTGGTGAAAGAGAAACTGCACAACTTGTATGCAGATAATGAAAGGTTAAGTAAAGAGCTTGGAGAGAAAGATGGAGAAATAAGAACATTATCAGAAGAATGGACATTATTGTCCAGTGAGATTGAAGAAGTTCTTTCTGGTGGATGTGAGGTGCTAGTTGATGCTTCTGATCAGCTTAACCTAATATCCAACTCCTTTCCAGAGAAAAGAATTTGGATTTCTGAACAAGTTGGCAGGGTTGTACGGATCGTCTCGGAAAAGGAATCTTTGATTGAAGACCTGAGGAAGTGTTTAGAGGATGCAAATAACAAGAAAAGTGATGTTGAGTGCATGCTGAAGTCTCTGAGAGGAGCAGCACTGGCCATTACCGAAGCACACCAGCAGGAGTATagtgaaaaagagaaagaaatgctCCTTTTGTCAACTCAGTTGAACACAGAGACATCTACTGTGGAAAAGCTGGAGAGTAGAGTGAAGTTGCTTGAAGACCAGATCAATAAAACGTCAGTCTGTGCAACAGTTGCCTTCATTGTTGTGAATAGCTTAGCAGAGACGAATCGTAATAATCTTGATGCATTAGAGCGTAATAATATTCAGCTTAATGAATCAGAAGAGTTGATCTCAATGAAGGTTTCCCTTCTCAGTGATCAGGCCACTGTGATAGCAGAAgctgagaaaaaaattcagtcTCTAAGTGGGGAGCTTGCTGAGTGCGAGAGAACCTGTGATAATCTAAGAAAGGAGCTTTTTGAGGAGCAGGAACGTGCTTGCACCATGGAACAGAAGCTTGAAGATATTGAAGAAGAAAACATTTCGAAGACAAAGGAGAAATTGGCTGAGCTAAAAACTGGTGTATCCACACTCAGGTCATGCATGAACCCACATGTGGAGCATCATACAAGCTGTGAAAAGGATTCACAAGTAGTTTTTAAGAATTCTGAAGGAGAAGGTGGAGGAAAG ATAGCTACAGAAATTGTGCAAGACCACAATGGAAGTAAACAGTATGTCGAAGACCTGAGTGCTAATATTTCTGGGTGTTCTCTTGATGTGGAGAAGAGTATTTGCTACAATCCATGCACTCAGGAATATATGAAGCCTTCCAAGGATGTGTGTGGTAGAGAAGTGACCATTATACTTctgaaaaaggaaatagaagCTGCCCTTGATAGCTTAAAACAGGTACAGGCTGAGATGGACAACCTACGTGAAGAGAACAAAGTGTTGTGGATGTATGAGAAACAGAGTCGGGATAGCATGAAAGTTATTGGTTCGCAGGTTCTTAATCTGCAATCAACCATGAATGAAGTAGAAGTGCAATTCAAAGTGAAGTTGGAAGCTCTCAATCACAGACTAGAGGCATTTGAACAGATTGTGCAGGAATCTGGCTCTCACTGGTGCCAAACAAAAGAA TTGATTAAACTAGAAGTTGATGATGCAAAGTTAGTTTCAGCCCAGAAGTCTGCTGAGGTCGCTTGCATTCTTGCTAAGTTTGAAGAGGCTCAAAATACTATGAAGGAAGCAGATGTAATGGTCAATGAACTGATGATATCCAATGAAAAGATGAAGCTTGAAATAGAGAGGCTGAAGAATCTAGAAGCCTCATTAAACAGTGAGAGGGATGTATTACTGAATGATGTCCAAAGCTTGCAATCTATCAATGATCTGAGCAATCAGAAATTGGAAAATGTTGAAGAGTTGCTTGCATCAGATGTAATGGAAATGAAGGCTTTAGTTGTAGAGTTGGAGGGCATGCTTGCAGGCTTCCAGGGTGCTTACAAGGAAAACTTCATGCTTTTATCCACTGATTTCTGCAGTGTGAAGTCTTTGCTTGCAGATTCCTCAAAGTTTGTTCACTCATTGCTTGAGGACATCTGGTCTGACATAATTGTGAAGGATTGTGCTGTGTCAGTGCTACACCTCTGTCACATGGGAATTTTTCTAGAAACAGTGACTGGGCTGAATGTAGAGAATGGTCTGCTTCAACACGGACTGTGTGAATCTAGTTCTGTTGTAGCTGATCTGAGGGAACACAATAATAGGTCAAAAAGAGAGCTTGAGATGTGCCAGATTCTGAAGGGGAAATTACTGGCTGACATTAAGACCAGTCTTGATCGCATCTctagaaaagaagaggaagctgGGAAGCTTGATATGAAGGTgaccacttttgagaaacagaTATCAGAACTACAGGTTCAGGAGGAGTTAATGTTGCAAAGGTCTAATTATATGGGATCCCAGCTTGATATTTTACTGAAGGACTTGGACTTAAGTAACTCAAACTTTGGCACATTGATGCTAGATCAAGAGAAATTGCTCAAAGATAAAGAGAAGGCACTCGAGTCTCAAGCTGAGTGTCTAATGATAGATTGGTGTGCGAAAGACTTTGAGTCACTTATCTTGGCATCAGAACTAGAAGAGATGGCTATTCACAAAGCTGACATGGGGAGAGAGAATATAGCTTGTTTTGCGATGCTGGAAGATTTCAAGAAAGAAGTGGTTCTTCTGAAGGTTGATGCAATTTTTAAAGAACAGTTCTTACTGGATGAAGAAGTAGAAGTTGCTTATCTCCAAAAGAAAGTACAAAAGGAGAGGGAGGACCTGTTGTTACAGCTGGAACAAAGTAATTTATATATTGTACGTATAGATAATGCAAACAAGGCTCTTGAACAGGACATTCAGTTGTTGAATGATGTTGCTCGTTCGAATGATGCTTTGAAAGGTGAACTTGGTGAAGTTAAGAAATCAGAGGTGAGTTTGTTGAACCAGGTTCACGTACTTGAAGCTGAATATCAAAAGCTAAAAGAAGATTTGAACATCAAGGAGAGGAGTTCAGAACTATTTTCCAGTCAGATTTCTGCCCTGGATCAACAAAACCAAAGCTTGCAGAATGATATTAACACGTTACAGACCTCATCACATGGACTTCAAGATGCATTAAAGAAGAAAGATGCTGAGCTTAGCAGAATGAACTGTTTGGAGATGGAAAATGACTCGCTTAAGATTGAGATAAGGAAGTTTGAGACAGATACTGATACACTGAAGCGGGAGAATGTTCTCTTCAGAGAACAACTTCGGTCTCTCAAGAAAAGTAGGGAGGAAGTCCTGACCATGTGGAGTGTGACAGTTAAGAATTGTGTTGATTCTATGGAAACAGCTGATTCGATAGGTGATAGACTGCGCAATATTATAAAGGAAGATGGTGCCATGATTTTGGACAAAATGTCTGAAGAAATATATGAAACTGTGGACAGTGTTATAGAGCAGTTTGATTTCTTAGAGTGCCATACTGAGGAGTTGGTGTCCGAAAATCTGTCTCTTCAGGCCGAGTTACTGAGGAAGGATGATGTTCTCAAAGGTTTGTTATTTGATCTGAGCTTATTGCAGGAATCTGCATCTAAAAATAAAGATCATCAAGATGAATTTAAGGAAGTAGTAGCTTCCTTGGAAGCTTTAGAGGATGAGCTTTGTGTAAAATCGTGTGAGCTTGATGAGGCCAATTCTAATATCCAAATGCTTGAAACTCAATTGCAGGAGAAGACTGACTTAATCTCTCGTCTTGAGTTGGGTATATTACAAAAGCATGAATCTCTGAATGTCCTATCCAGTGAAAATGTGGAGCTGAGAGCTCGTATTGAAGATGTCTCAGCAGCACATAATTCTGGTGAGAAGGAGTTGACAGAGAAGCAAAAGATTATTGAGAGCTTGAAAATGGAAGTCCTGGAAATGAGTAATGCTCTTGGCCTAATGAATGACTCCAATGAATCCCTGATGAGCAATCTGAATGAACTAGCTAGTGAGAGGGATCTTCTCCACGTTGAGATGCTAAATTTGAAAGAGAACCTGGAAAGGGAACAGGCACGGGCTGATGAATTTGAAGTGATTGCAAATGAAACTCAACAG ATAGCCGAGTTAAGAAAGACCTATGCTGATGAAAAAGAGGCAGAGGTAAAGCTCTTAGAGCAGTCTATAGAAGAGCTCGAACGTACTGTCAATGTGCTACAAAATAAG GTTGATATTGTCAAGGAGGAGGCTGAACGGCAACGGTTGCATGGAGAAGAGCTTGAATCTGAACTTCATGCCGTAAAACATCAGATGCTGAATGTTGAAAATGCTAATGCTGACATGAGCAG ACATATAGATGAGAAGGAGAAAAGCATTCAAGAAATCCAACGGAACGCACAAATCCTCGAGAGGGATATAGCTGAGAAGGATGCAGAG ATTGCCCAATATAAAGCACATATCTCTGAGTTAAATTTGCATGCAGAAGCACAGGCTTGTGAATACAAGCAAAAG TTCAAGGCATTGGAAAACATGGCTGAAGAAGTCAGACCCGAAGGCCATACGACTCATGCCATAAGTTCTGCACCTAACAAAACAGAGAAATATGCCACAAAGTCTAGAGGCTCTGGTTCCCCATTTAAATGTATTGGATTGGGCTTGGCACAACAAATAAAATCTGAGAAGGATGAGGAACTTACGGCTGCAAGGACCCGCATTGAAGAGCTTGAATCCTTAGCATTATGTCGACAGAAAGAG ATATTTAATTTGAATGCCAGATTAGCTTCTGCCGAAAGCATGACCCATGATGTAATTCGGGATTTACTGGGAGTCAAGTTGGATATGACCACTTACGCG